The following are encoded in a window of Pseudalgibacter alginicilyticus genomic DNA:
- a CDS encoding diphosphomevalonate/mevalonate 3,5-bisphosphate decarboxylase family protein, whose protein sequence is MTEQDFIPKTYPKTLKDGSFTWSSPSNIALIKYWGKKKDQIPKNPSISFTLNHCKTTTTVSFTKKERSNHFSFEVFLSGEKKEDFKPKIEIFFKRVEIYLPFLKDYHFKIETTNTFPHSSGIASSASGMSALALCLMSIEKSIELADNKRDIKMSDEFFIQKASFLARLGSGSACRSLEGDLVVWGKHDKIEISSNLFGVKYPFEVHENFKNYQDTILLVDKGEKQVSSTIGHNLMHKHPFAEARFKQAHKNLSRLITILKDGNLDAFIEVVESEALTLHAMMMTSLPYFILMKPHTLEIINKIWAFRQKTNSKVCFTLDAGANVHILYPENEIKNVLKFINNELVTYCQKGEYINDKIGFGSELINKDS, encoded by the coding sequence ATGACAGAACAAGATTTCATTCCTAAAACATATCCCAAAACTCTTAAAGACGGCAGTTTTACATGGTCCTCTCCAAGTAATATTGCGCTAATAAAATATTGGGGAAAAAAGAAAGACCAAATTCCTAAAAATCCTTCTATAAGTTTTACACTTAACCATTGCAAAACCACAACAACAGTTAGTTTTACAAAAAAAGAACGCAGCAATCATTTTTCTTTTGAAGTATTTTTATCGGGAGAAAAAAAAGAGGATTTTAAACCTAAAATAGAAATTTTTTTCAAGCGAGTAGAAATCTACCTCCCTTTTTTAAAGGACTACCATTTTAAAATAGAAACCACGAATACATTTCCTCACAGTTCTGGCATCGCATCATCTGCAAGTGGCATGAGTGCATTAGCTTTGTGTTTAATGAGTATTGAAAAATCAATAGAGTTGGCAGATAATAAGCGTGACATAAAAATGTCTGATGAGTTTTTTATTCAAAAAGCCTCATTTTTAGCGCGATTAGGCTCAGGAAGTGCGTGCAGAAGTTTGGAAGGCGATTTAGTAGTTTGGGGTAAACATGACAAAATTGAAATTAGTTCAAATTTATTTGGAGTAAAATATCCATTTGAAGTCCATGAAAATTTCAAAAATTATCAAGACACGATATTATTAGTTGATAAAGGAGAAAAGCAAGTTAGCAGTACCATTGGTCATAATTTAATGCATAAGCATCCTTTTGCCGAAGCACGTTTTAAACAAGCACATAAAAATCTTTCACGTTTAATTACTATTTTAAAAGATGGTAATTTAGATGCCTTTATTGAAGTTGTAGAAAGCGAAGCTTTAACCCTTCACGCTATGATGATGACCAGTTTACCCTATTTTATTTTAATGAAACCCCATACCTTAGAAATCATCAATAAAATCTGGGCATTTAGACAAAAAACAAATTCTAAAGTATGTTTTACCTTAGATGCTGGAGCTAATGTACACATACTATATCCTGAAAATGAAATAAAAAATGTGTTAAAATTTATTAATAATGAATTAGTTACTTACTGTCAAAAAGGGGAATATATAAACGACAAAATAGGGTTTGGATCAGAATTAATA
- a CDS encoding DUF1697 domain-containing protein: MNTYIAFLRGINVSGQKKIPMVKLRELLIKSGFKNVQTYIQSGNITFQSSEKNKNKLKDLIQNEIQVFFGFEVPVLLKTLKNIQDILNYSPFSEPEKETSYFTLLHAIPNKKLIESTSKENHPNETFYITKTCVYFYSPMSYGKAKCNNNFFERKLKVTATTRNYKTMTKLLSLCAEN, encoded by the coding sequence ATGAACACATATATCGCATTTTTAAGAGGGATTAATGTTAGTGGACAAAAAAAAATCCCAATGGTAAAACTTAGAGAATTGCTAATTAAATCTGGATTTAAAAATGTTCAAACCTATATTCAAAGTGGCAATATAACATTTCAATCTTCAGAAAAAAACAAAAACAAACTAAAGGATTTAATCCAAAATGAAATCCAAGTTTTTTTTGGATTTGAAGTCCCTGTTTTACTAAAAACTTTAAAAAATATTCAAGATATTTTAAATTACTCTCCGTTTTCAGAACCTGAAAAGGAAACTAGTTATTTTACATTATTACATGCTATTCCTAATAAAAAACTAATAGAATCTACGTCAAAAGAAAACCACCCTAACGAAACATTTTATATTACCAAAACTTGCGTCTATTTTTATTCACCAATGAGTTATGGAAAAGCCAAATGCAACAACAATTTTTTTGAACGAAAATTAAAAGTGACAGCAACCACAAGAAATTATAAAACCATGACAAAGTTATTATCTTTGTGTGCTGAAAATTAA